In the genome of Schistocerca piceifrons isolate TAMUIC-IGC-003096 chromosome X, iqSchPice1.1, whole genome shotgun sequence, the window GGCGAGCGCGAGCGCTGCCTGGTCAGCTGACGGCGTAGCCTTCCCACCCGCCGACGCCAGTGCGTTCCGGCACAGCCTACGCGGCGCATCTCCTGTTCACGCAGGTAAACCACCACTCGCTCCCCGGCGAGTTCCCTCTCGTACTCACTTCCTAATTTACGGACAATGTCGCTACCTTCTGACGAGGGTGTTCAAAGAAATGCGTAGACAATTATTTTGCTATTTTCTTCCAGTCTGTTGTCTATATACAGTTATTTGTCGATATTAGGCTGCGAAGAATaatcattttacttttgttaagcTGACGTTCTGGAGTCGTTCTTGGTGGCGTTGTCTGCGCGATTGAGTTAGCTGTTTGAGTACTCCAAGGCGTGTTGTGGTGACATATGGAAAATTAACCGACTGTAAAAGGAGCTCTGTAGCTCAGTGGTAATGTTTACTTACGGATTCAAAGGTTTCGGGCTCGATCCCCAGAAAATCGCAAGATTTTTATCTGTCAATTAATAATTTTCCCCCtttaggcgccggccggagtggccgtgcggttctaggcgctacagtttggaaccgcgagaccgctacggtcgcaggttcgaatcctacgtcgggcatggatgtgtgtgatgtccttattttagttatgtttacttagttcgaagttctaggcgactgatgacctcagaagttaagttgcatactgctcagagtcatttgaaccatttttgaacctccttcaGGCTATAtttgtttatgtgaaaaatctCGGGTTGCACAGTGTCTCGGAATCCATGTTGACCTGCAGGTCATGCTATAACTACAACCACCAGTAATAGGATTATGTTTagtgaagcactgtggtgttcaaaccaaccttcaggttGATAACATCTTTACCAAAAGGAGGGTTTTCATATAACATATTTTAGAATGTGATGGTACTCACGGCACCAGGCCTAGAACGCCTATATTTGTTTGTTTATATGTCGTAGAAGCATTGTAATGGCTCAGGGAGTAATACCAGTTTGTATTTGCAGGATTTCGCAGTACTGCGAGAGAACCAGATCGTAGAGGCTTTGTCACAGAGCACAAAatggattggagacagatctcgaGGTACTATCGAGTTGCGACGGCGCGTGCAATAGCAGCGAGCGGAGTAGGCAGGCAGATGACTGTAGCGTGACTTGTCTCGGTTCACAGGGACGCGGGCCTGATGCAGACGGCGACGATGACGTGCGCGCTGTACCTGGAGCACTACCTGGACAGCCTGGAGCACCTGCCCATAGAGCTGCAGCGCAACTTCACGCTGATGCGCGACCTGGACGCGCGCGCCCAGGGCCTCATGCGCAACATCGACCGCATGGCCAGCGAGTACCTGCGCCAGCTCAAGACGCTGCCGCCGCACAAGCGCAAGGAGCAGATGAACACCATCCAGCACCTGTTCAACAAGGCCAAGGAGTACGGAGACGACAAGGTGCAGCTAGCCATCCAGACGTACGAGCTGGTGGACAAGCACATCCGCCGGCTGGACGCCGACCTGGCCCGCTTCGAGGCCGAGATCCAGGACAAGGCGCTGAGCACCTCGCGCAGCCAGCAgcagcaactgcagcagcagcagcaacagcagcaggagGAAGCGTACGCGGGCAAGAAGGGCCGCAAGAAGCTGAAGGACAAGGAGCGCAAGAAGCGCGCGGGCAACGGCTCGTCCGAAGAGGAGGCGAGTGTCGCTTCCAAGGGATCCCGCAAGAAGCACAAGAAGGGCAGCCTCGGACTGGGCGGCTCTGGGCACGGGTCGAGCGCGTCGGGCAGCGGCGCCGGCCCGTCGTGCAGCGGCTTGGGCGGCTCCTCGCTCGTCGAGTGCATCGACGTGCCCGTCGGCGTGGGGGGCGTGGGCGGCATGCTGCCCAGCCTCGCCGCCATCGCGCACCCCTCCGACGTGCTCGACATGCCCGTCGACCCCAACGAGCCCACCTACTGTCTGTGCCACCAGGTGTCCTACGGCGAGATGATCGGCTGCGACAATCCGGATTGCCCCATCGAGTGGTTCCACTTCGCGTGCGTCGGTCTCGTCACCAAGCCCAAGGGCAAGTGGTTCTGCCCCAAGTGCAACGCAGATCGCAAGAAGAAGTAAAGCAAACCCACAATGctcccaaccactccttcctcgGCTCCTGTGTACCCCGCACGATCCACCCGCAGTTGCTGTGCGTACCACATCACGCCACACGTTTACCAAAAAATGCACTGGCCGGACGTCTGTTTTCTTCTTTCGATTGCCCTGTGTGTTTTACCCCTATTTATCCTTATCTGAGGAAAGTGACTctttatgtttgttccattgcagcTTAAGCCTTCTTTTACGTTATTTGTGTGTTGTGAACTCGAAGATATTTCCGTCGTTGCCCGAGAGCGCTACACAGAACAAAGTGCTGCAAAATCATCAGCCGCGCGACAACTAAAGGTAAATTCCGACTTTTGCCATCCACGTATTTTATGTCCGATCATGAACAGAACGCAT includes:
- the LOC124722107 gene encoding inhibitor of growth protein 5-like: MDWRQISRDAGLMQTATMTCALYLEHYLDSLEHLPIELQRNFTLMRDLDARAQGLMRNIDRMASEYLRQLKTLPPHKRKEQMNTIQHLFNKAKEYGDDKVQLAIQTYELVDKHIRRLDADLARFEAEIQDKALSTSRSQQQQLQQQQQQQQEEAYAGKKGRKKLKDKERKKRAGNGSSEEEASVASKGSRKKHKKGSLGLGGSGHGSSASGSGAGPSCSGLGGSSLVECIDVPVGVGGVGGMLPSLAAIAHPSDVLDMPVDPNEPTYCLCHQVSYGEMIGCDNPDCPIEWFHFACVGLVTKPKGKWFCPKCNADRKKK